A genome region from Nocardioides cynanchi includes the following:
- a CDS encoding enoyl-CoA hydratase-related protein encodes MTDELVHYGVADAVATITLDSPHNRNALSAQLVGELFERLERAEADDDVRVVLVRQEGKVFCSGADLSEATTVGMAEGARRIVELQRLIVTMAKPVVTRVSGAVRAGGIGIVAASDVAISADDATYALTEVKLGLAAAIISLTVHARMSPRASSLTTLGGELFTGAQAADYGLVTRAVPADELDAAVAGVCAQLATGAPQGLRESKQILNRDLVKRIDEYGAEMASLSAHLFASDEAREAMTAFLDRKKS; translated from the coding sequence ATGACCGACGAGCTGGTCCACTACGGCGTCGCGGACGCCGTCGCGACGATCACCCTGGACTCCCCCCACAACCGCAACGCGCTGTCCGCGCAGCTGGTGGGCGAGCTGTTCGAGCGGCTCGAGCGGGCCGAGGCCGACGACGACGTGAGGGTGGTGCTGGTCCGGCAGGAGGGCAAGGTCTTCTGCTCGGGTGCCGACCTGTCGGAGGCGACCACCGTCGGCATGGCCGAGGGCGCCCGCCGGATCGTGGAGCTCCAGCGCCTGATCGTGACCATGGCCAAGCCCGTGGTGACCCGGGTCTCCGGTGCGGTCCGCGCCGGCGGCATCGGGATCGTCGCGGCCAGCGACGTCGCGATCAGTGCCGACGACGCGACGTACGCCCTGACCGAGGTGAAGCTCGGGCTGGCGGCCGCGATCATCTCGCTCACCGTCCATGCCCGGATGAGCCCCCGGGCGTCCTCCCTGACCACGCTGGGCGGCGAGCTGTTCACCGGTGCCCAGGCCGCCGACTACGGCCTCGTCACCCGGGCGGTGCCCGCCGACGAGCTCGACGCCGCCGTCGCCGGCGTCTGTGCCCAGCTGGCCACCGGCGCGCCGCAGGGGCTGCGGGAGTCCAAGCAGATCCTGAACCGCGACCTGGTCAAGCGGATCGACGAGTACGGCGCGGAGATGGCGTCGCTCAGCGCCCACCTGTTCGCCTCCGACGAGGCGCGCGAGGCGATGACCGCGTTCTTGGACCGGAAGAAGTCGTAG